In a genomic window of Bombina bombina isolate aBomBom1 chromosome 10, aBomBom1.pri, whole genome shotgun sequence:
- the TOE1 gene encoding target of EGR1 protein 1 → MTCLTVPVIDVQNDNFSELWPSLLLALKTSAFIAVDTELSGLGTRKNLLNQCVEERYKAICHAARTRSILSLGIACFKELPEKGENAYLSQIYNLTLLCMEDYTIEPQSVQFLVQHGFDFNKQYSQGIPYHKGNDKGDESRVQSVRTLFLELLRARKPMVLHNGLIDLAFLYQCFYAHLPDSLGNFIADLSEMFPAGIYDTKYASEFEVRFTASYLEYVYKKCKRENCKRMDSSSNHLAIEFCHYPRSMSTYIDYRSCSLPDPDQTSSRAAPLLICERFSAYGWCPNGQKCTQSHNIDLIIEEDEKSREEQRKTKSKRKRKKIAKQAADKHMSVDNTESDHMLEMEPPSKQHCEASDVDIFAADHGLVKDVTQETDGGTEEEMPMTRDPDQGEGTDLHNESLPTDVSYESSINQDPVGNEEAAPVLHPGETKKDLGANSVVEPAHAEGKNSKSSEGGIHRAGFDAFMTGYIMGYVCMLKKGVSKGSSAAKCLPDCHNKVYLSGKNLPLQIAKSVFSKSSRAHMLKMRLLSESG, encoded by the exons ATGACATGTTTGACGGTCCCTGTGATTGATGTCCAGAATGATAACTTTAGTGAGCTCTGGCCGTCTCTCCTGCTGGCTCTGAAAACATCCGCATTTATAGCCGTTGATACA GAACTAAGTGGCCTTGGCACAAGAAAGAATCTACTTAACCA GTGCGTTGAGGAGAGATATAAAGCAATATGCCACGCTGCCAGAACACGTTCCATTTTGTCCTTGGGTATTGCTTGCTTTAAAGAACTGCCAGAAAAG GGGGAAAATGCTTATCTGTCCCAAATCTATAATCTGACTCTGCTGTGTATGGAGGACTACACCATAGAGCCACAGTCAGTTCAGTTCCTTGTCCAGCATGGCTTTGACTTCAACAAACAGTACTCTCAGGGGATCCCTTATCACAAAGGCAATGACAAG GGGGACGAGAGTCGCGTGCAGAGTGTTCGCACTCTCTTTCTGGAGCTACTCCGTGCCAGGAAGCCCATGGTCCTTCACAATGGTCTCATAGACTTGGCCTTCCTGTACCAGTGCTTTTATGCTCACCTACCAGACAGTCTTGGCAATTTCATCGCAGACCTGTCAGAAATGTTCCCAGCGGGAATCTACGATACCAAGTATGCTTCAGAGTTTGAGGTTCGCTTTACCGCTTCCTACCTTGAATACGTCTACAAAAAATG CAAGCGTGAGAATTGCAAGAGGATGGATTCTAGCAGCAATCACTTGGCTATTGAATTTTGTCATTATCCAAGAAGTATGTCTACTTACATAGATTACAGGAGCTGCTCGTTGCCAGACCCTGACCAGACCAGCTCACGTGCGGCACCGCTGCTTATTTGTGAGAGATTTTCG GCCTATGGTTGGtgtccaaacgggcagaagtgcaCACAGTCTCACAATATTGATCTCATTATTGAGGAGGATGAGAAGTCCagagaagaacaaagaaaaacgaAATCTAAGAGGAAGCGTAAAAAGATTGCAAAGCAAGCTGCTGACAAACACATGAGCGTAGACAACACAGAAAGTGACCACATGCTAGAAATGGAGCCACCGAGTAAACAGCACTGTGAAGCATCAGATGTGGATATCTTTGCTGCTGACCATGGCCTTGTGAAGGATGTGACCCAGGAAACGGACGGCGGGACAGAGGAGGAGATGCCGATGACCAGGGACCCAGATCAAGGAGAAGGAACTGATTTACATAATGAAAGTTTACCCACAGATGTTTCTTACGAGAGTTCCATAAACCAGGATCCAGTGGGCAATGAAGAAGCTGCCCCAGTATTACATCCTGGTGAGACCAAGAAAGACTTGGGAGCAAACTCTGTTGTTGAACCAGCACATGCTGAGGGGAAAAACTCCAAGTCCTCTGAGGGTGGTATCCACAGAGCAGGGTTTGATGCCTTCATGACTGGTTATATCatgggatatgtgtgtatgctaaaGAAAGGAGTAAGCAAAGGCTCGTCTGCAGCCAAGTGTCTCCCAGACTGTCACAATAAGGTGTATCTAAGTGGGAAGAATCTCCCCCTGCAAATCGCAAAAAGTGTTTTCTCCAAATCATCCAGAGCGCACATGCTGAAGATGAGGTTGTTGTCAGAAAGTGGTTAA